In Desulfonatronovibrio magnus, the following are encoded in one genomic region:
- a CDS encoding ATP-binding protein, translated as MTLFIGRKNEMQFLEDEYAQDRASLVILYGRRRIGKTTLIKEFIQEKNAFYFVATEESERENRRNFQHAVSEFTHNTLLKKDVLLEWDEIFSVLKKHQPESRKIIAIDEFQYLGKAQASFPSIFQKIWDQMLAKSSVMVILCGSLVGMMVEQTLTYSSPLYGRRTGQIRLDQMRYQDYGLFFKQPERINLIEYYAVTGGVPKYIELFSPAPDIFQAMEKNILSKQSFLFEEPVFLLEKEFGETGTYFSLIKTIAAGNRKLGKMASALGLNQSGLTKYLKTLQELDLIVREVPITEKNPGKSKKGLYRITDNFISFWFKFVHPYRSYLEIENTEFVINKIKEQFRSSHVSFVYEDICRQWLMQNGLSDSPRIQLIKAGRWWSKDVEIDLVGFTENQEYVVLGECKYTSGPVDADIYWQLMEKVKSVHLPDTSQKHYVLFSQSGFTQAMINMAENQNNVHLMTIP; from the coding sequence TTATTCAGGAAAAGAACGCCTTCTACTTTGTGGCTACAGAAGAATCAGAACGGGAAAACAGAAGAAACTTTCAACATGCTGTCTCAGAATTCACCCATAACACCTTATTGAAAAAAGATGTCCTTCTGGAATGGGACGAAATCTTTTCTGTGCTCAAAAAGCACCAGCCGGAATCAAGAAAAATCATTGCCATTGATGAATTTCAGTACTTGGGAAAGGCCCAGGCATCTTTTCCTTCCATTTTCCAGAAAATATGGGATCAGATGCTGGCCAAGTCCAGCGTCATGGTCATTCTTTGCGGTTCCCTGGTCGGCATGATGGTGGAGCAGACACTTACCTACTCCAGTCCGCTGTATGGAAGACGTACCGGACAGATCAGGCTGGACCAGATGAGGTATCAGGATTATGGTCTTTTTTTCAAGCAGCCTGAGCGCATCAACCTGATTGAATATTATGCCGTGACCGGAGGGGTGCCCAAATATATTGAACTCTTCTCGCCAGCGCCGGACATCTTCCAAGCCATGGAAAAAAACATTTTGTCCAAGCAAAGCTTTTTATTTGAAGAGCCGGTGTTTTTGCTGGAAAAAGAATTCGGTGAAACAGGAACCTATTTTTCCCTGATCAAAACCATTGCAGCTGGCAACAGAAAGCTCGGCAAAATGGCATCTGCCTTAGGCCTTAATCAGTCCGGCCTGACAAAATACCTCAAAACCTTGCAGGAACTGGATCTCATTGTCAGAGAAGTCCCCATCACTGAAAAGAATCCGGGAAAAAGCAAAAAAGGTCTGTACCGCATTACAGACAACTTTATCAGTTTCTGGTTTAAGTTCGTCCATCCCTATAGAAGCTATCTTGAGATTGAAAATACTGAGTTTGTCATTAATAAAATCAAAGAGCAATTCAGATCAAGTCATGTCAGCTTTGTGTACGAAGACATATGCAGACAGTGGCTTATGCAGAATGGACTTTCCGATTCGCCTCGTATTCAGCTGATCAAGGCAGGCAGATGGTGGAGTAAGGATGTGGAGATAGACCTTGTGGGTTTCACTGAGAATCAAGAGTATGTTGTTCTGGGAGAGTGCAAATATACTTCCGGACCTGTAGACGCGGATATTTACTGGCAACTGATGGAAAAGGTCAAAAGCGTTCATTTGCCGGACACCTCTCAAAAGCACTATGTTTTGTTCAGCCAGTCCGGCTTTACCCAGGCCATGATAAATATGGCTGAAAATCAGAACAATGTGCACCTGATGACCATTCCCTGA